Proteins encoded in a region of the Zea mays cultivar B73 chromosome 2, Zm-B73-REFERENCE-NAM-5.0, whole genome shotgun sequence genome:
- the LOC100384736 gene encoding Protein TIFY 3, with product MDLLERNIKTETEETRKEQERKEEEAEAEAEAGERKTQEPPQQGQGLSLSLANGSGRSGMLPMSNVSANPSQLTIFYGGSVCVYDSVPPEKAQAIMLIAAAAAAAAATKSSAAPTVKPPMVPAATVAPAAVVSPVLTRSPSLQSTSVATGQPQVVAEPSSICKLQADLPIARRHSLQRFLEKRRDRVVSKAPYSTAKSSDGMESPRIEVTAEGKAQ from the exons ATGGATCTGTTGGAGCGGAATATTAAGACGGAGACGGAGGAGACGCGCAAGGAACAGGAGCgtaaggaggaggaggcggaggcggaggcggaggcgggggAGAGGAAGACCCAGGAGCCGCCGCAGCAAGGCCAGGGCCTCAGCCTCTCACTCGCCAACGGCAGTGGCAG GTCTGGAATGTTGCCGATGTCGAACGTGTCCGCTAATCCTTCACAGCTTACAATTTTCTATGGCGGATCAGTATGTGTGTATGACTCAGTGCCACCGGAAAAG GCTCAAGCAATCATGCTTATAGCTGCAGctgcagcggcagcggcagctaCCAAAAGCAGTGCTGCCCCTACTGTTAAGCCTCCAATGGTGCCTGCAGCCACTGTTGCCCCAGCAGCTGTCGTTTCTCCTGTGCTTACACGGTCTCCATCACTGCAGAGCACTTCTGTAGCAACTGGGCAACCTCAGGTTGTTGCTGAACCTAGctcgatatgcaaacttcaggctG ATCTCCCCATTGCCAGGAGGCACTCTCTTCAGCGTTTCCTTGAGAAACGCCGTGACAG GGTCGTGAGCAAAGCTCCATacagcaccgccaagtcgtccgATGGCATGGAGTCACCGAGGATTGAGGTGACAGCGGAGGGCAAGGCCCAGTAA
- the LOC100384736 gene encoding protein TIFY 3 isoform X1 yields MDLLERNIKTETEETRKEQERKEEEAEAEAEAGERKTQEPPQQGQGLSLSLANGSGRSGMLPMSNVSANPSQLTIFYGGSVCVYDSVPPEKAQAIMLIAAAAAAAAATKSSAAPTVKPPMSTSVATGQPQVVAEPSSICKLQADLPIARRHSLQRFLEKRRDRVVSKAPYSTAKSSDGMESPRIEVTAEGKAQ; encoded by the exons ATGGATCTGTTGGAGCGGAATATTAAGACGGAGACGGAGGAGACGCGCAAGGAACAGGAGCgtaaggaggaggaggcggaggcggaggcggaggcgggggAGAGGAAGACCCAGGAGCCGCCGCAGCAAGGCCAGGGCCTCAGCCTCTCACTCGCCAACGGCAGTGGCAG GTCTGGAATGTTGCCGATGTCGAACGTGTCCGCTAATCCTTCACAGCTTACAATTTTCTATGGCGGATCAGTATGTGTGTATGACTCAGTGCCACCGGAAAAG GCTCAAGCAATCATGCTTATAGCTGCAGctgcagcggcagcggcagctaCCAAAAGCAGTGCTGCCCCTACTGTTAAGCCTCCAATG AGCACTTCTGTAGCAACTGGGCAACCTCAGGTTGTTGCTGAACCTAGctcgatatgcaaacttcaggctG ATCTCCCCATTGCCAGGAGGCACTCTCTTCAGCGTTTCCTTGAGAAACGCCGTGACAG GGTCGTGAGCAAAGCTCCATacagcaccgccaagtcgtccgATGGCATGGAGTCACCGAGGATTGAGGTGACAGCGGAGGGCAAGGCCCAGTAA